Proteins encoded within one genomic window of Paraglaciecola psychrophila 170:
- a CDS encoding methyl-accepting chemotaxis protein — MTNSASVLAEKVLAVEENINKADKAAASADKETNLSVQTLTTTIIDIKSRADKTESSVWVIEELARSSQAISGVMEVIRNIAEQTNLLALNAAIEAARAGEQGRGFAVVADEVRTLASRTQKSTEEIRIMIEKLQAGSKEASSAMAANKMSALETVESTSRTGEVLQQALAAVDEIKVLNSATSIMASHQKEVSMEIKQRIDGVNLISLENSTSASNMKLMCDELSTLANDMQDKLAGYTIKGI; from the coding sequence GTGACAAATTCAGCTTCAGTCTTAGCAGAAAAAGTCTTAGCAGTTGAAGAAAATATCAACAAAGCAGATAAGGCAGCAGCAAGCGCCGACAAAGAAACCAACCTAAGTGTACAAACCCTTACTACAACAATTATTGACATTAAGAGTCGAGCAGATAAAACAGAAAGTTCCGTGTGGGTAATTGAAGAACTAGCGCGCTCTAGTCAAGCAATCAGTGGTGTTATGGAAGTCATTCGCAACATTGCCGAACAGACTAACCTGTTGGCCTTAAATGCTGCAATAGAAGCAGCACGAGCGGGTGAACAAGGCAGAGGATTTGCAGTAGTGGCAGATGAAGTAAGAACACTTGCAAGTAGGACTCAAAAATCAACCGAAGAAATTAGGATAATGATCGAAAAACTGCAAGCTGGAAGCAAAGAAGCCTCTTCGGCCATGGCGGCGAATAAAATGTCAGCATTAGAAACAGTTGAATCAACCTCGAGAACAGGTGAGGTACTCCAACAAGCTCTGGCAGCAGTAGATGAGATAAAAGTCTTAAATAGCGCAACGTCCATTATGGCAAGTCATCAAAAAGAAGTCTCTATGGAGATAAAGCAAAGAATCGATGGGGTTAATTTAATCAGCCTAGAAAACTCTACTAGCGCCAGTAACATGAAATTGATGTGTGATGAATTATCAACCTTAGCTAATGACATGCAAGACAAATTAGCTGGTTATACCATCAAGGGAATTTAA
- a CDS encoding methyl-accepting chemotaxis protein: MLKKIVGQRIEDYIKSIDDIATGSSDFRFRFRFSEKQNDEFGRMGKGLNKLFSKLHNTIEDV, encoded by the coding sequence ATGCTTAAAAAGATTGTGGGACAGCGCATCGAAGATTATATCAAGTCAATTGATGACATTGCCACTGGTAGCAGCGATTTTCGTTTTCGTTTTCGTTTTAGTGAAAAGCAAAATGATGAATTTGGTCGTATGGGAAAAGGGCTGAATAAACTGTTCAGTAAATTACACAACACCATAGAAGACGTATAG
- a CDS encoding Cache 3/Cache 2 fusion domain-containing protein translates to MFLLCGIGNIVFCYYLASISCIERLAETQENVNDQIVKQQTHIIDVLEKADVLMAARVQNSTRLLMKIGAELGPRMMEGMINVNGVSAYNIYMGDKAQGNNFELVDGLTNIMDGTATIFSKTGLDFIRISTNVIKENKRAIGTKLSHTGKAIDKINQGQAYYGKVHILGNPYLTYYAPLKDASGSKIGIWYVGYFADLASTVHYIPLKAAGY, encoded by the coding sequence ATTTTTCTACTCTGTGGCATCGGTAATATTGTTTTTTGCTATTATTTAGCTTCTATAAGCTGCATTGAAAGGCTTGCAGAAACCCAAGAAAACGTTAACGATCAGATTGTTAAACAGCAAACTCACATAATAGATGTTTTAGAAAAAGCAGACGTATTAATGGCAGCAAGAGTACAAAATAGCACGCGCCTATTAATGAAAATAGGTGCCGAATTAGGACCGCGTATGATGGAAGGCATGATTAACGTCAATGGTGTTTCAGCTTATAATATTTACATGGGTGATAAGGCCCAAGGTAATAACTTTGAATTAGTGGACGGACTGACAAATATTATGGACGGCACCGCCACCATTTTCAGTAAAACAGGTTTAGACTTTATACGTATAAGTACCAACGTCATAAAAGAAAATAAAAGGGCGATTGGCACCAAGCTTAGTCATACAGGCAAGGCAATAGATAAGATAAATCAAGGGCAAGCTTATTATGGCAAAGTTCATATATTAGGTAATCCGTATTTAACATATTACGCGCCATTAAAAGATGCGAGTGGTAGTAAAATTGGCATTTGGTATGTAGGCTATTTTGCTGACCTTGCCAGTACAGTTCATTACATACCATTGAAGGCAGCCGGATATTAA
- a CDS encoding potassium channel beta subunit family protein, which produces MEYRRLGKAGLKVSALSLGSWVTFGKQVDINDAKQLLKTAYDGGINFFDNAEGYEAGESEKIMGDAISGLGLARDSFAVSSKVFWGGDQKMQMGLSAKHVRDACDAALKRLRVDYLDLYFCHRPDIDTPIEETVRAMHNLVQQGKVMYWGTSEWSAQQITQAHAIARQEHLTPPTMEQPQYNLLHRDKVDGEFTPLYEQYGMGTTIWSPLASGLLTGKYNDGIPNDSRLALPGYEWLRDLWTSEDGKQKLDKIRQLTSLANELSISLTHLSIAWCLKNPNVSTVILGASRLSQLEDNLSAMNALEKLTPEVIERIESIIDNKPAAAERFGQ; this is translated from the coding sequence ATGGAATATCGTCGTTTAGGTAAAGCAGGTTTAAAAGTGTCAGCCTTGTCGCTGGGCTCTTGGGTTACTTTTGGAAAGCAGGTTGATATTAACGATGCAAAGCAGCTATTAAAAACAGCTTACGATGGCGGCATTAACTTCTTTGATAATGCCGAAGGATATGAAGCCGGCGAATCAGAAAAAATCATGGGCGATGCGATTTCGGGCTTAGGTTTAGCTCGCGATTCATTTGCAGTGTCCTCAAAAGTATTTTGGGGTGGCGACCAAAAAATGCAAATGGGATTAAGTGCCAAACACGTGCGTGATGCATGTGATGCGGCGCTTAAACGATTACGTGTCGATTATTTAGATTTGTATTTTTGTCACCGCCCCGATATTGATACCCCCATTGAAGAAACAGTGCGCGCCATGCATAACTTAGTTCAGCAAGGTAAAGTGATGTATTGGGGGACGTCAGAGTGGTCAGCACAGCAGATCACTCAAGCACACGCCATCGCGCGGCAAGAACACTTAACCCCACCGACTATGGAACAACCTCAATATAACTTATTGCACCGAGATAAGGTGGATGGTGAGTTTACTCCGCTTTATGAACAATATGGCATGGGCACCACAATCTGGTCGCCATTGGCCAGTGGATTATTAACGGGTAAGTATAACGATGGCATTCCAAATGACAGTCGCTTAGCCCTTCCAGGTTATGAATGGTTGCGGGATTTATGGACAAGCGAAGACGGTAAACAGAAACTCGATAAAATTCGGCAATTAACCTCTCTAGCCAATGAGTTAAGTATTAGCTTAACCCATTTATCAATAGCTTGGTGTTTAAAGAATCCAAACGTCAGTACGGTTATATTAGGTGCTTCTCGGTTGTCACAACTAGAAGACAACTTAAGCGCGATGAATGCCCTTGAAAAGTTAACCCCAGAGGTTATCGAACGCATAGAAAGTATTATCGACAACAAACCCGCAGCAGCAGAACGGTTTGGTCAGTAA
- the gnd gene encoding decarboxylating NADP(+)-dependent phosphogluconate dehydrogenase, which translates to MKTLSDIGLIGLAVMGENLILNMASKGYTVTAYNRSTDKVENFINGRAKGESIRGAYSVEELVQSLAIPRKIMIMVKSGAPVDATIDQLLPLLDKGDIIIDGGNTHFPDTIRREKYCAEKGINFVGAGVSGGEEGALKGPSIMPGGSAEAWQAVKPIFQDISAKVEDGSPCCDYVGENGAGHFVKMVHNGIEYGDMQLLCEAYQIMKDVLGMSADEMHEVFKEWNTTELDSYLVEITRDILAFKDEDGGPLVEKILDTAGQKGTGKWTGIVALDLGVPLTLIAESVFARCISSLKDERVEASKVITGPAKTFNGSDADKIAFIEDLRQAVLASKIVSYAQGYTLMREAAKEYNWNLNYGGIALMWRGGCIIRSAFLGKIKEAYDKNPELNNLLLDDYFRDTVVGAQEGWRRVAVNAITTGVPAPCLMAALNYFDGYRTARLPANLLQAQRDYFGAHTYERIDKPRGEFFHTNWTGRGGNTSSSTYNA; encoded by the coding sequence ATGAAAACACTATCTGATATTGGCTTAATCGGCCTTGCTGTTATGGGTGAAAACCTGATTCTGAATATGGCGAGTAAAGGTTATACCGTTACTGCTTATAATCGCTCCACGGATAAGGTTGAAAACTTTATTAATGGTCGTGCCAAAGGCGAAAGCATTCGCGGTGCTTATTCGGTAGAAGAGCTAGTTCAATCGTTAGCCATTCCTCGTAAAATTATGATTATGGTGAAATCAGGTGCGCCTGTTGATGCCACTATTGATCAGCTTTTACCTTTATTAGACAAAGGCGATATCATCATTGATGGTGGTAATACCCATTTTCCTGACACTATTCGACGTGAAAAATACTGTGCTGAGAAAGGTATTAACTTTGTGGGTGCCGGTGTGTCTGGTGGTGAAGAAGGCGCGCTTAAAGGGCCTTCAATTATGCCTGGTGGTTCGGCTGAGGCATGGCAGGCAGTGAAGCCTATTTTCCAAGATATCTCAGCCAAGGTAGAAGATGGTTCTCCTTGTTGTGATTACGTAGGCGAAAACGGCGCCGGTCATTTTGTTAAAATGGTGCACAACGGTATTGAGTACGGCGATATGCAGTTGTTGTGTGAAGCCTATCAAATTATGAAAGATGTGCTTGGCATGTCAGCAGATGAAATGCATGAAGTGTTTAAAGAGTGGAACACCACAGAATTAGACAGTTATTTAGTTGAAATTACTCGCGATATTTTAGCTTTTAAAGATGAAGACGGTGGTCCACTGGTAGAAAAAATTCTTGATACGGCAGGCCAAAAAGGAACCGGTAAATGGACCGGAATAGTCGCACTCGACTTAGGTGTACCATTAACACTGATTGCTGAGTCTGTATTCGCTCGTTGTATATCCTCACTAAAAGATGAACGTGTCGAAGCATCTAAAGTGATCACGGGTCCAGCTAAAACATTCAATGGTAGCGATGCTGATAAAATCGCCTTTATCGAAGATTTACGCCAAGCGGTCCTTGCGTCTAAAATTGTTTCATACGCGCAGGGTTATACCTTAATGCGTGAAGCAGCTAAAGAATATAACTGGAACCTCAACTACGGTGGCATCGCATTGATGTGGCGTGGTGGTTGTATTATTCGTTCTGCATTCTTAGGTAAAATCAAAGAGGCCTACGACAAAAATCCGGAGTTAAACAATCTATTATTGGACGACTACTTTAGAGATACAGTGGTGGGTGCCCAAGAAGGGTGGAGACGCGTAGCAGTCAATGCCATCACTACCGGTGTTCCCGCTCCATGTTTGATGGCAGCGCTTAACTACTTCGACGGTTATCGCACCGCGCGTTTGCCGGCTAACTTATTACAGGCCCAACGTGACTATTTTGGTGCGCATACATACGAGCGCATAGATAAGCCAAGAGGTGAGTTTTTCCATACAAACTGGACCGGGCGTGGTGGTAATACGTCGTCGTCAACTTATAACGCTTAA
- a CDS encoding OmpW/AlkL family protein, whose protein sequence is MKKLILSVAIAVTLLGTISSAFAYEQGDWVVRVGMSNIAPDDSSNYVSVAGADLGVGVNIDSNTQLGLNFVYFYSPHLAIEVLAASPFNHDIGLDTVGPLGSTKHLPPSVSANYYFSEPSAKFQPYVGVGINYTIFFDEEFSSANSNAGFSKLHLDNSFGLAAQVGFDYMLDEKWLVNASLRWLDIDTEASFDLNGSAGNVDVSIDPFVYSITAGYHF, encoded by the coding sequence AAAATTAATTTTATCAGTTGCGATAGCAGTTACTTTATTAGGCACAATAAGTTCAGCGTTTGCCTATGAGCAAGGTGATTGGGTGGTGCGAGTTGGAATGTCGAATATTGCGCCAGATGACTCAAGCAACTATGTTAGCGTCGCAGGAGCAGATTTAGGCGTAGGTGTGAATATTGATAGCAACACCCAACTAGGGTTAAATTTTGTGTATTTCTATAGTCCACATTTAGCCATCGAGGTACTAGCTGCTTCGCCCTTTAATCACGATATAGGTTTAGATACGGTAGGCCCATTAGGTAGCACTAAACACTTACCTCCTTCTGTTAGTGCTAACTATTATTTTTCAGAGCCCAGCGCTAAATTTCAGCCATATGTGGGTGTGGGCATTAACTACACTATATTTTTTGATGAAGAATTTAGCAGTGCTAACAGCAATGCAGGTTTCAGTAAACTTCACTTAGACAACTCGTTTGGTCTGGCCGCTCAGGTGGGTTTTGACTATATGCTTGACGAGAAATGGTTAGTCAATGCGTCGCTCCGTTGGTTAGATATAGACACCGAAGCAAGTTTTGACCTCAATGGTTCAGCAGGTAACGTGGATGTGAGTATTGACCCCTTTGTTTATTCCATTACTGCCGGATATCATTTCTAA